A genomic region of Candidatus Polarisedimenticolaceae bacterium contains the following coding sequences:
- a CDS encoding inorganic phosphate transporter yields the protein FGTAQLGIPVSTTHVISGAIVGVGAIQRISAVRWGIAARVVWAWVLTIPMSALVGAGSYWLISLVR from the coding sequence GTTCGGGACCGCCCAGCTCGGCATCCCCGTCAGCACCACGCACGTGATCAGTGGCGCGATCGTCGGCGTCGGCGCGATCCAGCGGATCTCCGCCGTGCGCTGGGGGATCGCCGCCCGCGTCGTCTGGGCGTGGGTGCTCACGATCCCGATGTCGGCGCTCGTGGGCGCCGGGAGCTATTGGCTGATCTCGCTCGTTCGATAG
- a CDS encoding PDZ domain-containing protein — translation MNRTQKENTMHRTFRTAAAVLVAVAFAASFAGDGKPCTASKEECQRHFAALKAQGWSGIEADKSDKGLVVTKVAPASPAEAAGVKAGDILLGFNGVAYKEGNWERIQALRAETHAGAQGVYTVKRGRQLKNFEVKFAAIPDAVYAAMVNGHMSAEHGAVASN, via the coding sequence GTGAACCGAACCCAAAAGGAGAACACCATGCACCGCACGTTCCGCACCGCCGCCGCCGTCCTCGTCGCCGTCGCCTTCGCCGCCTCCTTCGCCGGAGACGGGAAGCCCTGCACCGCCTCCAAGGAGGAGTGCCAGCGCCACTTCGCGGCCCTCAAGGCCCAGGGCTGGTCCGGAATCGAAGCCGACAAGTCGGACAAGGGCCTCGTCGTCACGAAGGTCGCCCCCGCGAGCCCCGCGGAAGCAGCCGGCGTGAAGGCCGGGGACATCCTCCTCGGCTTCAACGGCGTCGCCTACAAGGAAGGGAACTGGGAGCGGATCCAGGCGCTCCGGGCCGAGACCCACGCCGGGGCGCAGGGCGTGTACACCGTGAAGCGCGGCCGCCAGCTGAAGAACTTCGAAGTGAAGTTCGCGGCGATCCCCGACGCGGTCTACGCGGCCATGGTGAACGGGCACATGAGCGCCGAGCACGGCGCGGTCGCCAGCAACTGA